One stretch of Chitinophaga pendula DNA includes these proteins:
- a CDS encoding tetratricopeptide repeat protein has translation MRVWVTAIAIAWMGWASACTGGKKVASQQDIILKNPALVEQRADSLFFAAQRSKILGDYRTAITQYSDYLRLNKRNPTVYYELSRLFIEVRNPGYALAFAKRAVMLDSSNKWFQLALADAFGVNEQFDSAAIIYDRLSRLYPESEDYLFNKGLLLSKANKTDQALAVFNALEAKTGVVEELTYQKQRLLLKQSRVDDAAAEIRKLIALYPQELRYYHLLAEVYDANDRIADARQTYKTILSKDPNNPRALIAIANYAKKDGDTATYWGSLTRAFANPDYSIDDKVAFVYPYLQMLQMDTSKLQDGLELAGLLLKAHPNEAKAYALIADMYSQVDMLDSALVNYHKAITLDDTRFSVWYQLMWIYSRKDDPSALLRISDTVTRKFPKEFMGFYFLGVADYLLQRYPAAVAALNQSLVLGNGDKKFVADIYSLLGDAYHATGQHALSDSSYEHALILRPKDAVVLNNYSYYLSLRGEHLERAEEMSRLSLELEPESATYMDTYAWVLFRMGKYDQARIWIEKALSYPVAQQSPGILEHYGDILFNLKEVTKALEYWQKAKDKGASSVKLAKKIAEKRYIHATEPE, from the coding sequence ATGCGTGTATGGGTTACCGCTATAGCGATAGCGTGGATGGGTTGGGCTAGCGCCTGTACCGGCGGCAAAAAGGTGGCGTCGCAGCAGGATATTATCCTGAAAAATCCTGCGTTGGTAGAGCAACGGGCTGATAGCTTGTTTTTTGCAGCACAGCGATCGAAGATATTGGGCGATTACCGAACGGCGATCACTCAGTATTCCGATTATCTGCGTTTGAATAAGCGGAATCCCACCGTTTATTATGAATTATCCCGTCTTTTTATTGAAGTGCGTAATCCAGGGTATGCGCTGGCATTTGCCAAACGTGCCGTAATGTTGGATAGCAGCAATAAATGGTTTCAACTGGCATTGGCGGATGCTTTCGGTGTCAATGAGCAATTTGACAGCGCAGCTATCATTTATGACCGGTTAAGCCGGTTATATCCGGAAAGCGAAGACTACCTGTTCAATAAAGGATTATTGCTTTCAAAAGCCAACAAGACTGACCAGGCATTGGCTGTGTTTAATGCGCTGGAAGCTAAAACCGGTGTGGTAGAAGAGCTTACTTATCAGAAACAGCGGTTATTACTAAAGCAAAGCCGGGTGGACGATGCAGCTGCGGAGATCCGCAAGCTGATTGCTTTGTATCCGCAGGAACTGCGTTATTATCATTTGCTGGCAGAAGTCTATGATGCCAATGACCGCATAGCGGATGCCCGTCAGACCTATAAAACCATTCTGTCAAAGGACCCCAATAACCCCCGGGCATTGATCGCCATTGCCAACTATGCCAAAAAGGACGGCGATACGGCTACTTACTGGGGTAGCCTGACGCGGGCGTTTGCTAATCCGGACTATAGCATTGATGATAAAGTGGCTTTTGTATATCCCTACCTGCAGATGTTGCAGATGGATACTTCTAAGTTGCAGGATGGCCTGGAGCTGGCCGGACTGTTGTTGAAAGCACATCCGAATGAAGCGAAGGCCTATGCGTTGATCGCCGATATGTATTCCCAGGTGGACATGCTGGACAGCGCATTGGTCAATTATCATAAAGCGATTACGCTGGACGATACCCGGTTTTCCGTGTGGTACCAGTTGATGTGGATCTATTCCCGGAAAGATGACCCTTCTGCTTTGCTGCGTATCAGTGATACGGTTACGCGTAAGTTCCCCAAGGAATTTATGGGTTTTTATTTCCTGGGGGTCGCCGATTACCTATTACAGCGTTATCCGGCAGCTGTAGCGGCTTTGAACCAATCACTGGTGCTGGGTAACGGAGATAAAAAGTTTGTAGCGGACATTTATTCACTATTGGGGGATGCTTATCATGCTACGGGGCAGCATGCACTTTCAGACAGCAGTTATGAACACGCCTTGATATTGCGGCCCAAAGATGCCGTCGTATTAAATAATTACAGTTATTATCTTTCGTTACGGGGAGAGCATTTAGAGCGGGCGGAAGAGATGTCCAGATTGTCATTGGAGTTGGAACCGGAGAGTGCTACTTATATGGATACTTATGCCTGGGTATTGTTCCGTATGGGGAAATATGATCAGGCACGTATTTGGATAGAGAAGGCATTATCTTATCCGGTAGCACAGCAAAGTCCGGGAATATTGGAACATTACGGGGATATACTATTCAATCTGAAAGAGGTGACCAAAGCCCTCGAATATTGGCAGAAGGCAAAGGATAAGGGTGCTTCTTCCGTAAAACTGGCAAAAAAAATAGCAGAGAAAAGATATATTCACGCTACCGAGCCGGAGTAA
- the dut gene encoding dUTP diphosphatase, giving the protein MSVQVKIINKSDNPLPAYATPDAAGMDLRAHLEAPVILAPLERTLIPTGLYMELPAGYEAQIRPRSGLAFKQGLTVLNTPGTIDADYRGEIKVILINLSNTPQTIAPADRIAQMVIAPFVQATMEEVAVLSDTERGSGGFGHTGKS; this is encoded by the coding sequence ATGAGTGTACAAGTAAAGATCATTAACAAATCAGATAATCCGTTGCCGGCCTATGCTACACCGGATGCAGCAGGGATGGACCTGCGGGCGCATCTGGAGGCACCGGTAATACTGGCACCTTTGGAGCGTACGTTGATCCCTACAGGACTGTATATGGAATTACCGGCAGGCTATGAGGCGCAGATAAGGCCGCGTAGTGGGTTGGCGTTCAAACAAGGTTTGACGGTATTGAACACGCCCGGTACTATTGATGCCGACTATAGGGGAGAGATCAAGGTGATATTGATAAATTTATCCAATACGCCACAGACAATCGCTCCGGCAGACCGTATTGCGCAGATGGTGATCGCACCTTTTGTGCAGGCGACCATGGAAGAAGTAGCTGTACTATCTGATACGGAAAGAGGTAGTGGTGGATTTGGACACACTGGAAAATCCTGA
- the ispF gene encoding 2-C-methyl-D-erythritol 2,4-cyclodiphosphate synthase, which translates to MSKLRIGLGVDFHQLVEGRDFWLGGVLVPHYKGALGHSDADVLLHAICDALLGAASLGDIGVHFPDTDATYKNIDSKILLARTMALIAEKGYQVVNIDCTLCLQAPKIKGYVPQMQQVIAGILGVEIGDVSIKATTTEQLGFVGREEGVTAHAVALLEKTSR; encoded by the coding sequence ATGAGTAAGCTGCGTATCGGATTAGGAGTAGATTTTCACCAGCTGGTGGAAGGCAGGGATTTTTGGTTAGGCGGAGTATTGGTACCGCATTATAAAGGCGCTCTTGGGCATAGCGATGCGGACGTATTGTTACACGCTATCTGTGATGCCTTGTTAGGCGCTGCGAGCCTGGGGGATATCGGTGTACATTTCCCGGATACAGATGCTACCTATAAAAATATCGACAGTAAGATATTACTGGCCCGTACGATGGCATTGATAGCAGAGAAGGGGTACCAGGTTGTGAATATAGACTGCACGTTGTGTTTACAAGCGCCTAAGATCAAAGGGTATGTGCCGCAGATGCAACAGGTTATTGCAGGTATACTGGGGGTGGAGATCGGTGATGTATCAATTAAAGCGACGACTACTGAGCAGTTGGGTTTTGTAGGACGGGAGGAAGGTGTGACGGCGCATGCGGTTGCATTGCTGGAGAAAACCAGCAGATAA
- the porV gene encoding type IX secretion system outer membrane channel protein PorV produces the protein MIRKVTLSLVFIYSTFASFETSAQDPINTGQLDGRTNTINTAVPFLRIAPDARSGAMGDVGIATAPDANSIYWNLAKLPFATAKSGISVTYTPWLKELVNDVFLATVSGYTQLDEYQSISASLRYFSLGTINFTDVTGSETGSYRPREFALDAGYARKLSENWSVGLAARYIYSNLASGDIAGRVVRPGKAFSTDLSAFYTKEYEKDDGNVNKWNFGVAITNIGTKISYTQSAQYKDFIPTNLGIGTSYTFGLDEASKLTFALDINKLLVPTPDSTGKYREKGVIEGMFSSFGDAPGGFKEELQELMYSVGAEYWYNDMFAVRAGYFNENKNKGNRKYFTAGIGIKYDIFGLNFSYLVPSGTGIQRNPLSNTLRFSLTFDLSRSED, from the coding sequence ATGATCCGTAAGGTAACCTTGAGCCTTGTGTTCATTTATAGTACTTTCGCCAGTTTTGAAACCTCAGCGCAAGACCCAATCAATACCGGACAATTGGACGGTAGGACCAATACTATTAATACCGCTGTTCCCTTTCTGCGAATAGCTCCGGATGCCCGAAGTGGTGCAATGGGGGATGTAGGTATTGCAACTGCTCCAGATGCGAACTCTATTTACTGGAATCTGGCGAAGCTGCCGTTTGCGACTGCGAAGTCGGGGATTTCGGTTACGTATACGCCCTGGCTGAAAGAGTTGGTAAACGACGTCTTCCTGGCTACGGTGAGTGGTTATACCCAACTGGACGAATATCAATCTATTTCTGCTTCCCTGCGATATTTTTCACTGGGTACTATCAACTTTACGGACGTAACCGGTAGTGAGACCGGTTCTTACAGGCCCCGGGAGTTTGCACTAGATGCGGGGTATGCCCGTAAGCTGAGTGAAAACTGGTCTGTTGGTCTGGCCGCCCGTTATATCTATTCCAACCTGGCCAGTGGAGATATTGCCGGTAGGGTAGTACGTCCTGGTAAGGCTTTCAGCACGGATCTGTCTGCCTTTTATACCAAAGAGTATGAAAAGGACGATGGGAATGTAAACAAATGGAACTTCGGGGTCGCGATCACTAACATCGGTACCAAGATATCTTATACACAATCGGCACAATACAAGGACTTTATCCCTACTAACCTGGGTATTGGTACTTCTTATACTTTTGGTCTGGATGAGGCTAGCAAGCTGACTTTTGCGCTGGACATCAACAAGTTGCTGGTGCCTACGCCGGACAGTACAGGCAAATACCGTGAGAAAGGGGTGATCGAAGGGATGTTCTCTTCTTTCGGTGATGCTCCCGGAGGTTTTAAGGAAGAGCTGCAGGAGTTGATGTATTCAGTAGGTGCTGAGTACTGGTACAATGACATGTTTGCGGTACGTGCCGGTTATTTCAATGAAAACAAGAACAAGGGTAACCGGAAATACTTTACGGCAGGTATTGGAATTAAATATGACATTTTCGGGTTGAACTTTTCTTACCTGGTACCTTCTGGTACGGGTATACAAAGAAATCCACTATCTAATACACTGAGATTTAGCCTTACCTTTGACCTTTCACGGTCGGAGGACTAG
- the porU gene encoding type IX secretion system sortase PorU: MKYVVLLCLLMTSVAAASPSDVLRGDTLAGGGRPYAAHSVLASGSWYKLGITAGGVYKIDISLLQSLGINTNRLSAGTIRLYGNGGQLLPEDNQRSRPDDLREVALQVSDGGDGILDGNDYLLFYAPGPHRWQYQSFDGSYSHTYHLYSDTAYYFLTTGGEGKRIAQEGTTAAVNRRVDSYDYYAFYEQDSVNLLNSGKQWWGRSFGDNGGLTRYYPFTLPMVEGSSGLRVKARVAGRSGVGSRFELAVNEELAGTVFIAPVSGNIFEGVASVASGSFQTAVRTKDVNIRLRFIPRGAGAQGWLDYLEVQGRSILAMPAAGQLAFRDAGSVNTGGVAAYQLRVKGMPVSIWDVSTIDQPVQLETQVYADSVTFRRDCGLLREFVAFTPGAAMRPFPLGAVANQDLHGSSGADMIIITTAALLPAARRLAAYHQAHDGLSVQVTDVQQVYLEFAGGTPDPTAIRDFLKMYYDRGQAGKYLLLFGDASYDYKNRVANNTNLVPTWQSAASTDAINSYGTDDYYGFLDDDDDILDSGRKNLLDIAIGRIPVRQLGEAEQVVDKIAGYHSPDHFGSWRTRMMFVADDEDHNLHLEDAEAVSAVAARQAAVLTADKVYLDAFPQIAGAGGSRYPAVNEAIRRGMSNGMLIWNYSGHGSYTRLAEEAVVTDAALTEWKTAGHLPLLVTATCDFAPFDNPAILSLGEKLLLQPDGGVIALMTTTRAVLAYSNRVIHMNYLHAALTPGASGRMPSMGMAAMRAKNETYRTSGDIANNRKFQLLGDPALTLAFPSYKVVTDSINGMAVGAGVDTLRALGMYEVSGHVEDLDGKPVTDFTGMIYSTVYDKPSVKRTLGNDPESEVADYTVQRNVLYSGRHTVAGGKFRYTFVVPKDIDYKAGEGKIVYYAAGEKVDAAGVLGAVQIGGTAVADKDETGPAIRVYLDNEWFKDGGITGENPVLLVHLADSSGINTTGYGIGHQMTGMLDGTGEYFILNDYFEASLNSYRRGSIRYPLYNLPEGWHDLEVRAWDTYNNSGKARIRFKVVKASTLAIEEAGNYPNPFYDVTRFFFHHNQQGQLLELHLEVFTGAGQLVKSKRETIKVSGQRYEGMLWDGTSNSGAHAAPGIYYYRLTVSQEGRKRVLSGKLMRL; encoded by the coding sequence ACGGTGGGCAGCTATTGCCGGAAGATAATCAGCGCAGCCGCCCGGATGATCTGCGGGAGGTGGCGTTGCAGGTATCGGACGGAGGGGACGGGATATTGGACGGGAATGATTACTTATTATTTTATGCTCCCGGGCCTCATCGCTGGCAATACCAATCTTTTGATGGCAGTTACAGTCATACTTATCATCTCTATAGCGATACTGCCTATTATTTCCTGACGACCGGCGGTGAAGGTAAGCGGATTGCGCAAGAGGGTACTACCGCCGCAGTAAACCGTCGTGTAGACAGTTATGATTACTACGCCTTTTATGAGCAGGATAGTGTGAATCTGCTGAATAGTGGTAAGCAGTGGTGGGGGCGCTCTTTTGGTGACAATGGGGGGCTTACCCGTTATTATCCTTTTACGCTGCCGATGGTGGAAGGGAGCAGTGGTTTGCGTGTGAAGGCGCGGGTAGCAGGTAGAAGTGGTGTCGGGAGCCGTTTTGAGCTAGCGGTGAATGAGGAATTGGCCGGGACTGTTTTTATAGCGCCGGTGAGCGGTAATATTTTTGAAGGGGTGGCCAGTGTGGCCAGTGGTAGTTTTCAGACGGCGGTCCGTACGAAGGACGTGAATATTCGGTTGCGGTTCATACCGAGAGGTGCAGGTGCGCAAGGGTGGCTGGACTACCTGGAGGTGCAGGGGAGGAGTATACTGGCGATGCCAGCGGCGGGGCAACTGGCTTTCCGGGATGCGGGCAGTGTCAATACCGGCGGGGTGGCAGCTTACCAGCTGCGGGTAAAAGGGATGCCTGTGTCGATCTGGGATGTAAGTACTATTGATCAGCCGGTGCAGTTGGAGACGCAAGTGTATGCGGACTCGGTGACGTTCCGCCGAGACTGCGGGCTATTGCGGGAATTTGTAGCGTTTACGCCAGGGGCGGCCATGCGGCCTTTTCCATTGGGGGCGGTAGCGAATCAGGACCTGCATGGCAGCAGCGGAGCGGACATGATCATTATTACCACAGCGGCCTTACTACCGGCGGCGCGGCGGCTGGCGGCCTATCATCAGGCCCATGATGGGCTGAGTGTGCAGGTTACAGACGTGCAGCAGGTATACCTGGAGTTTGCCGGCGGCACTCCTGATCCGACGGCCATCCGGGATTTTCTGAAGATGTATTATGACCGGGGGCAGGCAGGTAAGTACCTGTTACTTTTTGGGGATGCCTCCTATGATTATAAAAACCGGGTAGCAAATAATACTAACCTGGTGCCTACGTGGCAGAGTGCAGCTTCTACGGATGCTATTAATTCCTATGGTACGGATGATTATTACGGGTTCCTCGATGATGATGATGATATCCTTGATAGCGGGCGTAAGAACCTGTTGGATATCGCTATCGGGCGGATACCGGTGCGGCAGTTGGGAGAGGCGGAGCAGGTTGTGGACAAAATAGCAGGATATCACTCGCCGGATCACTTTGGCAGCTGGCGTACGCGGATGATGTTTGTAGCGGATGATGAGGATCACAACCTGCACCTGGAAGATGCGGAGGCGGTAAGTGCAGTGGCTGCTAGGCAGGCGGCGGTGTTGACCGCTGATAAGGTATACCTGGATGCTTTCCCGCAGATAGCGGGAGCAGGGGGGAGTCGCTATCCGGCGGTGAATGAGGCGATCCGTCGTGGGATGAGTAATGGGATGTTGATCTGGAATTATTCGGGGCATGGTAGTTATACGCGGTTGGCAGAGGAGGCGGTGGTAACAGATGCGGCGTTGACAGAATGGAAGACGGCCGGTCATTTACCATTGTTAGTAACGGCGACCTGTGACTTTGCCCCCTTTGATAATCCTGCGATCTTATCGCTGGGAGAAAAGCTACTATTGCAACCTGATGGTGGTGTGATAGCGCTCATGACCACTACGCGTGCTGTATTAGCCTATTCCAATCGGGTGATACACATGAATTATCTACATGCAGCTTTGACACCAGGTGCGTCGGGACGTATGCCCAGTATGGGCATGGCGGCGATGCGGGCAAAGAATGAGACTTATCGTACATCCGGTGATATTGCCAACAACCGGAAGTTCCAACTGCTGGGTGATCCGGCGTTGACATTAGCATTTCCTTCTTATAAGGTGGTAACGGATTCCATCAATGGTATGGCAGTGGGAGCTGGTGTGGATACTTTGCGGGCGTTGGGAATGTATGAAGTAAGCGGACATGTGGAGGATCTAGACGGCAAGCCTGTGACTGACTTTACGGGAATGATCTATAGTACAGTGTATGATAAGCCTTCGGTGAAGCGGACGTTGGGAAATGATCCGGAGAGTGAGGTGGCGGATTATACGGTGCAGCGTAATGTGCTGTATAGCGGCCGGCATACGGTGGCCGGAGGAAAGTTCCGTTATACTTTTGTGGTGCCTAAGGATATTGATTATAAGGCAGGAGAGGGGAAGATCGTGTATTATGCAGCAGGGGAAAAGGTGGACGCCGCTGGTGTGCTGGGCGCTGTGCAGATAGGAGGTACAGCTGTAGCAGATAAGGATGAAACGGGACCTGCTATTAGGGTGTACCTGGACAATGAGTGGTTTAAGGATGGAGGGATCACAGGTGAAAATCCTGTGTTGCTGGTACACCTGGCGGATAGTAGCGGGATCAATACGACGGGATATGGTATTGGGCATCAAATGACAGGAATGTTGGATGGCACAGGTGAATATTTCATTTTAAATGATTATTTTGAAGCATCTTTGAATAGTTACCGCCGGGGAAGTATACGTTATCCGTTGTACAACCTGCCGGAAGGGTGGCATGATCTGGAGGTGAGAGCATGGGATACCTACAACAATTCAGGGAAGGCCAGGATCCGCTTTAAAGTGGTAAAAGCATCCACGCTGGCGATAGAAGAAGCGGGCAACTATCCGAATCCCTTTTATGATGTAACCCGATTTTTCTTTCATCACAACCAACAAGGTCAGTTACTGGAGCTCCATTTAGAGGTATTTACCGGTGCCGGGCAGCTGGTAAAAAGTAAACGAGAGACAATAAAAGTGTCCGGTCAACGTTATGAAGGCATGCTTTGGGATGGTACCTCAAATTCCGGAGCACATGCTGCACCCGGCATATATTATTACAGGCTGACTGTCTCGCAGGAAGGGAGGAAAAGAGTTTTAAGTGGAAAATTAATGCGATTATAG